A genomic segment from Longimicrobium sp. encodes:
- a CDS encoding vitamin K epoxide reductase family protein, translated as MTDALAGGLPGELEERPPVARMAIAVLALIGLLVAAYLSMYKMGMLGVIQCQIGSCEKVQTSQYAYFLGLPVAYYGVAAYVAILVVAMLGIQPRFERERWVALALFGMSAVGVLFSAYLTYLEAAVIHAWCQWCVVSAVLITLIFLLSLPGLRQAR; from the coding sequence GTGACGGACGCGCTGGCGGGCGGCCTGCCCGGCGAGCTGGAAGAGCGTCCGCCGGTGGCGCGCATGGCCATCGCCGTGCTGGCGCTGATCGGGCTGCTTGTGGCCGCGTACCTGTCGATGTACAAGATGGGAATGCTGGGCGTCATCCAGTGCCAGATCGGCTCGTGCGAAAAGGTGCAGACGTCGCAGTACGCGTACTTCCTGGGCCTGCCCGTGGCCTACTACGGCGTGGCCGCGTACGTCGCCATCCTGGTGGTGGCCATGCTGGGCATTCAGCCGCGGTTCGAGCGCGAGCGGTGGGTGGCGCTGGCGCTGTTCGGCATGTCGGCGGTGGGAGTGCTGTTCTCGGCCTACCTCACGTACCTGGAAGCGGCGGTCATCCACGCGTGGTGCCAGTGGTGCGTGGTGTCGGCCGTGCTGATCACGTTGATCTTCCTGCTTTCCCTTCCGGGGCTGCGGCAGGCCCGGTAG